From one Streptomyces sp. Q6 genomic stretch:
- a CDS encoding ABC transporter substrate-binding protein, with amino-acid sequence MHTASRPTSRSIRRIAGTFLCTTALTSVTACGAGTTDSGAGSGGGADDPHIRIAVGVDAGYAPFFVADAEGLWAKHGVDVDLVQFAKGGEGVDALNAGQVQMAGNSDVTTIGLLAQNPDLRSLLVYEQSGRYLKVVVRAGVKSPDKIRKMAVVPGLSELATTRFLESKGIKPDAVELVVADPAEIPALTDKGDVDAYVLWEPWPSKGKALGERILESTGDYGFSYQHWLLSTSPWLKDHKSTAVKVAAALEEAAEKTESDPRSAAQATKDAAKIPTDQTMKAVKDIDFGVRDFTDKDLKGYDDTADFYLSTGKVKARPDVSRTVQRGWLPENTKGS; translated from the coding sequence ATGCACACAGCGTCCCGCCCGACATCCCGCTCGATCCGTCGCATCGCCGGCACCTTCCTCTGCACCACCGCACTGACTTCGGTGACCGCCTGCGGGGCGGGCACCACCGACTCCGGGGCCGGCTCCGGCGGCGGGGCGGATGATCCCCACATCCGGATCGCCGTCGGTGTCGACGCCGGGTACGCGCCGTTCTTCGTGGCCGACGCCGAGGGGCTGTGGGCCAAACACGGGGTCGACGTCGACCTCGTGCAGTTCGCCAAGGGCGGGGAAGGCGTCGACGCGCTCAACGCCGGACAGGTCCAGATGGCGGGGAACTCCGACGTCACCACCATCGGCCTGCTCGCACAGAACCCGGACCTGCGGTCGCTCCTCGTGTACGAGCAGTCCGGTCGCTACCTCAAAGTCGTCGTGAGGGCCGGGGTGAAGTCCCCCGACAAGATCCGGAAGATGGCCGTGGTCCCTGGCCTGTCCGAGCTGGCGACCACGCGGTTCCTCGAGTCGAAGGGCATCAAGCCCGACGCGGTCGAGCTCGTCGTGGCCGACCCGGCCGAGATCCCGGCCCTCACCGACAAGGGCGACGTGGACGCGTACGTCCTGTGGGAGCCGTGGCCGTCCAAGGGGAAGGCACTCGGCGAGCGGATCCTGGAGTCCACGGGCGACTACGGATTCAGCTACCAGCACTGGCTCCTCTCGACCTCGCCCTGGCTCAAGGACCACAAGAGCACCGCCGTCAAGGTGGCCGCGGCCCTCGAAGAAGCGGCCGAGAAGACCGAGAGCGATCCGCGGTCCGCGGCGCAGGCCACCAAGGACGCAGCGAAGATCCCCACCGACCAGACGATGAAGGCGGTGAAGGACATCGACTTCGGCGTCCGCGACTTCACCGACAAGGACCTGAAGGGCTACGACGACACAGCCGACTTCTACCTGAGCACCGGCAAGGTCAAGGCGCGCCCCGACGTGTCCCGCACCGTCCAGCGCGGCTGGCTGCCCGAGAACACGAAGGGGTCCTGA
- a CDS encoding IclR family transcriptional regulator, translated as MGSSAEEDVLLPNSVLGKAQLLLAAFESGADRLRLSELSRRSGVPKASAYRLAQELVRWGLLDRHGEAYELGIRLFHLGQRVPASAVLRTVARPLMTDLFTRTRTAVHLSVLEGTHVLFLEKIAGEANVLTHSYVGGRLPASCTATGQLLLALVPDGPERVAALVDRGLPAMTARSVTDPQVLAQRLSRAARQRYALELEGVRIGDASLAVPVALSGTTYAALSVTGPVAQVSVERHLSIVQDTAERIARGVAQKASYDPARAVRAPKRKPTAVRVVAG; from the coding sequence ATGGGTTCGTCCGCGGAAGAGGATGTCCTGCTGCCCAATTCCGTACTGGGCAAGGCGCAGCTGCTGCTCGCCGCGTTCGAGTCGGGTGCGGACCGGCTGCGGCTGAGCGAACTGAGCCGCCGGTCGGGCGTGCCCAAGGCGTCGGCGTACCGTCTCGCCCAGGAACTGGTGCGGTGGGGACTGCTCGACCGGCACGGCGAGGCGTACGAGCTCGGCATCAGGCTCTTCCACCTCGGGCAACGGGTGCCCGCTTCCGCCGTGCTGCGCACCGTCGCGCGGCCGCTGATGACCGACCTGTTCACACGGACCCGTACGGCCGTGCACCTCTCGGTTCTCGAGGGGACCCACGTCCTGTTCCTGGAGAAGATCGCCGGTGAGGCCAATGTGCTCACCCACTCCTACGTCGGCGGCCGGCTGCCCGCCTCCTGCACGGCGACCGGTCAGCTGCTGCTCGCTCTGGTCCCGGACGGACCCGAGCGGGTGGCGGCGCTCGTCGACAGGGGGCTGCCCGCGATGACCGCGCGCTCCGTCACGGACCCGCAGGTCCTGGCCCAGCGGCTGTCCAGGGCGGCACGTCAGAGGTACGCGCTGGAGCTCGAGGGTGTCAGGATCGGGGACGCCAGCCTCGCCGTGCCCGTGGCTCTGTCCGGGACGACGTACGCGGCGCTCTCGGTCACCGGCCCCGTCGCACAGGTGTCGGTGGAGCGGCATCTCTCGATCGTGCAGGACACGGCCGAGAGAATCGCGCGCGGTGTGGCGCAGAAGGCGTCGTACGACCCGGCTCGCGCGGTGCGCGCACCGAAACGGAAGCCGACCGCCGTGCGTGTCGTCGCGGGCTGA
- a CDS encoding ABC transporter substrate-binding protein encodes MFRHHRAGGRPAAALLTLLALLLATACGATDSTGSAGGTSPTVRIALGVDASYAPLYLAAERGMFEKAGLDVRLMKVEGGPAAAQAVTAGTAQMSANADSTALPQMVSDPALRALGVFQSSGRLLKVVLREGITSPRQIETMGSIQGIGLYATHQYLQHHGIDPDSVKIQQSSPQEIPTMLQRGDIDGYILFDPWVTKGVEAGGRIAGTTGDFGVTYRQWLLADQKWLKGHEDLAGKVFKVVAEADRLVTEDPHAAALASREQAELPVAGTRKAIGEISFTSRALTAADVTSSRRIVDFLLAEKLIKSAPDYDAVLLRGWYDRHAT; translated from the coding sequence ATGTTCCGTCATCACCGCGCGGGTGGGCGCCCGGCAGCCGCCCTGCTCACCCTGCTCGCGCTCCTGCTCGCCACCGCCTGCGGGGCCACCGACTCGACGGGTTCCGCGGGCGGCACGAGCCCGACCGTACGGATCGCGCTGGGCGTCGACGCCTCGTACGCACCGCTGTACCTCGCCGCCGAGCGCGGCATGTTCGAGAAGGCCGGCCTCGACGTCCGGTTGATGAAGGTGGAGGGCGGCCCGGCCGCGGCCCAGGCTGTCACGGCCGGCACCGCGCAGATGTCCGCCAACGCCGACTCCACCGCACTTCCGCAGATGGTGAGCGATCCCGCGCTGCGGGCCCTGGGCGTGTTCCAGTCCTCGGGCCGCCTCCTCAAGGTCGTCCTGCGCGAGGGCATCACCTCACCGCGGCAGATCGAGACGATGGGGTCGATCCAGGGCATCGGCCTGTACGCCACTCACCAGTACCTCCAGCACCACGGCATCGACCCGGACTCCGTGAAGATCCAGCAGAGTTCGCCGCAGGAGATCCCCACGATGCTCCAGCGCGGCGACATCGACGGCTACATCCTCTTCGACCCCTGGGTGACGAAGGGCGTCGAGGCGGGCGGTCGCATCGCCGGTACCACCGGCGATTTCGGAGTCACGTACCGGCAGTGGCTGCTCGCCGACCAGAAGTGGCTGAAGGGGCATGAGGACCTCGCCGGGAAGGTGTTCAAGGTGGTCGCCGAGGCCGACCGGCTGGTGACCGAGGACCCGCACGCGGCTGCCCTCGCATCGCGTGAGCAGGCCGAGCTGCCGGTGGCCGGAACGCGGAAGGCCATCGGCGAGATCTCCTTCACCTCCCGCGCCCTGACGGCGGCCGATGTCACCTCCTCGCGCAGAATCGTGGACTTCCTCCTCGCGGAGAAGCTCATCAAGAGCGCCCCCGACTACGACGCGGTGCTGCTGCGCGGCTGGTACGACCGGCACGCCACGTGA
- a CDS encoding enoyl-CoA hydratase/isomerase family protein, producing MSEAKMTQVNRESEGDQVSQDQPYVLHVTRDGAVATVRVDRPKANAVNPAMVEEFLAVLPSLAADPEVRCIVVTGTGRFFIAGADIAVMRDLSADNQARMRRWIEVQRVIEQAPKPVVAAMNGHALGGGAELSLACDLRILSEEATFGFPEMRLGLFPGAGGSQRLPRLVGPHLAKRLMIEGEGLTPRRALELGLVDVVVEPAEFDAVVAERARRLAEKPTAAIGLLKRVVDEGYGLPVEQALEREAKGVAELTGTSDAAEGLQAFLEKRAPLFTGR from the coding sequence ATGAGCGAGGCGAAGATGACCCAGGTGAACCGGGAGAGCGAGGGAGACCAGGTGAGCCAGGACCAGCCCTACGTCCTGCACGTGACGCGTGACGGCGCCGTGGCCACAGTCCGCGTGGACCGGCCCAAGGCGAACGCCGTGAACCCGGCGATGGTCGAGGAGTTCCTCGCGGTGCTGCCGTCGCTGGCCGCCGATCCGGAGGTGCGCTGCATCGTCGTCACCGGTACCGGCCGGTTCTTCATCGCCGGCGCCGACATCGCCGTCATGCGGGACCTGTCGGCGGACAACCAGGCGAGGATGCGCCGCTGGATCGAGGTCCAGCGGGTGATCGAGCAGGCGCCCAAGCCGGTCGTCGCGGCGATGAACGGCCACGCGCTGGGCGGCGGCGCGGAGTTGTCGCTCGCCTGCGACCTGCGGATCCTCTCGGAGGAAGCCACGTTCGGGTTCCCGGAGATGCGACTCGGCCTGTTCCCGGGGGCCGGTGGCAGTCAGCGGCTCCCCCGGCTCGTCGGCCCCCACCTGGCGAAGCGCCTGATGATCGAGGGGGAAGGGCTGACGCCGCGGCGCGCCCTGGAGCTCGGGCTCGTCGACGTGGTGGTGGAGCCGGCCGAGTTCGACGCGGTGGTCGCCGAGCGGGCCCGGCGCCTCGCCGAGAAGCCGACGGCCGCGATCGGCCTGCTCAAGCGCGTCGTCGACGAGGGGTACGGGCTGCCCGTGGAACAGGCCCTGGAGCGCGAGGCGAAGGGCGTCGCCGAGCTGACCGGGACATCCGACGCGGCCGAGGGGCTGCAAGCGTTCCTGGAGAAGCGGGCGCCGCTGTTCACCGGACGGTGA
- a CDS encoding ABC transporter permease gives MTITTTEAPTPTRARPRRTRGKGGGQALRTIGLYVFAVLVGLGAWQLLAMKYGPSLVASPSETLSAARELASDGTLGNSVVASSRRILIGWGLGVLVGAPVGLLIGQIRIVRLLLEPYTEFFRFIPPVAFVTLAVVWLGIGESSKVVLIFYTAVFIVTLNTSAGVMAVNESKLRAAASLGASRRQILQRVVLPSTVPYILTGARLAMGNSFLTIVSAEIVAAQVGLGSLIWTSRNYGRIDWVFVGIITLGILGLVYDRILRLIAMRVLHKYGAKV, from the coding sequence ATGACGATCACCACGACCGAGGCCCCGACCCCAACCCGCGCCCGCCCGCGCCGCACCCGAGGCAAAGGCGGCGGACAAGCGCTGCGTACCATCGGCCTCTACGTCTTCGCCGTCCTCGTCGGCCTGGGCGCCTGGCAACTCCTGGCCATGAAGTACGGGCCGTCCTTGGTCGCCTCCCCGAGTGAGACCCTGTCGGCCGCCCGTGAACTGGCGTCCGACGGCACGCTGGGCAACTCGGTCGTCGCCTCCAGCCGCCGCATTCTGATCGGCTGGGGCCTGGGCGTCCTGGTGGGCGCCCCGGTCGGCCTGCTCATCGGGCAGATCAGGATCGTCCGCCTGCTCCTGGAGCCGTACACCGAGTTCTTCCGCTTCATCCCGCCGGTCGCCTTCGTGACCCTGGCGGTGGTGTGGCTGGGCATCGGTGAGAGTTCGAAGGTGGTCCTGATCTTCTACACGGCCGTCTTCATCGTCACGCTCAACACCAGCGCGGGCGTCATGGCCGTCAACGAGTCCAAGCTTCGGGCGGCGGCCAGCCTCGGAGCGAGCCGCCGGCAGATCCTCCAGCGCGTCGTGCTGCCCTCCACCGTCCCGTACATCCTCACGGGCGCTCGCCTCGCCATGGGGAACAGCTTCCTGACGATCGTCTCCGCCGAGATCGTCGCCGCCCAGGTGGGCCTCGGCTCCCTGATCTGGACCTCCCGCAACTACGGCCGCATCGACTGGGTCTTCGTCGGCATCATCACCCTCGGGATCCTGGGCCTGGTCTACGACCGGATCCTCCGCCTGATCGCGATGCGTGTACTGCACAAGTACGGAGCTAAGGTGTAA
- a CDS encoding ABC transporter ATP-binding protein, with the protein MTKGIEKETAVGEGAAAAVTVKASRTPVRATAGRGAALRVEGAGISFGEFRAVQGIDLDIPAGEFLCLLGPSGCGKSTLLSAMAGFIQVSEGSLTADGVAVRGPGPELGMVFQSSEALFDWMTVQQNVTFGPRMRGRSRAEQNRVADEFLGLVGLRHCADRYPGRLSGGMRQRVQIARVLANEPGVVLMDEPFGALDAQTRQVLQQETARIWSASGCTVVFVTHDIDEAILLADRIAVMTAGPAASIKSLYTVDLPRPRDESDPAALRLRSRLREDIGEEVRKAMRDQGLDDRADREAKGA; encoded by the coding sequence ATGACCAAGGGGATCGAGAAAGAGACGGCAGTGGGGGAGGGGGCCGCGGCGGCGGTCACCGTGAAGGCATCCCGTACCCCGGTGCGGGCGACGGCCGGACGGGGCGCCGCCCTGCGCGTCGAAGGCGCGGGCATCTCGTTCGGTGAGTTCCGGGCCGTCCAGGGCATCGACCTGGACATCCCGGCCGGGGAGTTCCTCTGTCTCCTCGGACCGAGCGGCTGCGGCAAGTCCACGCTGCTGTCGGCGATGGCGGGATTCATCCAGGTCAGCGAAGGGTCCCTCACCGCGGACGGCGTCGCCGTCCGCGGCCCCGGCCCCGAACTCGGCATGGTCTTCCAGAGCAGTGAGGCCCTCTTCGACTGGATGACGGTGCAGCAGAACGTCACCTTCGGACCCCGTATGCGCGGCCGTTCCCGCGCCGAGCAGAACCGGGTGGCCGACGAGTTCCTCGGCCTGGTCGGCCTGCGGCACTGCGCGGACCGCTACCCCGGCCGGCTCAGCGGCGGCATGCGCCAGCGCGTCCAGATCGCCCGGGTCCTGGCCAACGAACCGGGCGTCGTCCTCATGGACGAGCCCTTCGGCGCGCTCGACGCGCAGACCCGGCAGGTGCTCCAGCAGGAGACGGCCCGCATCTGGAGCGCGTCCGGTTGCACCGTCGTCTTCGTCACGCACGACATCGACGAGGCGATCCTGCTCGCCGACCGGATCGCCGTGATGACGGCGGGCCCCGCCGCGTCGATCAAGTCCCTGTACACGGTCGACCTGCCGCGCCCCCGCGACGAGTCCGACCCGGCCGCCCTGCGCCTGCGCAGCCGGCTGCGCGAGGACATCGGAGAAGAGGTGCGCAAGGCCATGCGCGATCAAGGACTCGACGACCGGGCCGACCGAGAGGCGAAGGGAGCATGA
- a CDS encoding CoA transferase gives MRTDPDPTPLRVLDLTDELAFQGARLLVGIGADVVRTESGAGLGPAARAHWHAGKRWTPVRDMAELDALAAGADVVLESGPRARLRGLREDGSSRWPHAVHVVVTPFGLTGPRRDWAVDDLVLASAGGMTWLGGRPDGQPTPPPREQAFQIAGAHAAIGALLAVVSGSPQLVDISAQEAVAATLETAAVAWIHAGRFPVRSGGVYEHVAHQIFETADGYVAGGYSGSPRMWTDLLAWMAERGEAGDLLDERWQDAAFRWRERPHVDEIVRRFAQGQSAAGIAEEARRRALPWAEVVPPERLTAHPQLRDRESLVTVTGEGLPDGGVENVGFPWAALPRPVALPALHEADGDAPWHHPAREHRQREQSRTRAMEGVRVLDLTWVLAGPYVTKQFGEHGADIVKVESRHRQDPTRFAPSMHLRPGSDPDDSGYFINFNRNKRSVALNLRTEEGRRLLRELVPHCDVVVENFSPGVLARWGMDYASLRELNPDVVLVSMAGVGQTGPWREAVTFADTLAAMSGLSYETRDPGGPPQGLTFGLGDMIAANSAVLATLDLLARGRGGHVDLSQLEAMAATMGPAALEPVLGADAPDPRTAEHPNRSPHAVPHGVYPVAGVDRWLAVSVTDEGQWHALTRLAELPSSEGDLASRREHEDEIDAALAAWTRGQDGHKLAELLQAEGVPAAVVATGQDLVEADEQLAARGFYTVLDHPLTGPVPHEGIVARLAATPGGLDRPAPLLGQHTGEVLRELLGLTDEQLTALTAEGVTE, from the coding sequence GTGCGAACAGATCCGGACCCGACGCCGCTGCGCGTGCTCGACCTGACCGATGAACTCGCCTTCCAGGGTGCCCGGTTGCTGGTGGGGATCGGCGCCGATGTCGTACGGACCGAGTCGGGTGCCGGTCTCGGTCCGGCGGCCCGCGCGCACTGGCACGCGGGCAAGCGCTGGACGCCGGTGCGCGACATGGCGGAGCTCGACGCCCTGGCGGCGGGGGCCGATGTCGTACTGGAGAGCGGACCGCGGGCACGCCTGCGCGGCCTGCGTGAGGACGGCTCGTCCCGCTGGCCGCACGCGGTCCATGTGGTGGTGACGCCGTTCGGTCTGACCGGGCCGCGCCGCGACTGGGCGGTCGACGATCTGGTCCTGGCGTCGGCGGGTGGCATGACCTGGCTGGGCGGGCGCCCCGACGGACAGCCCACGCCGCCGCCGCGCGAGCAGGCGTTCCAGATCGCGGGGGCCCACGCGGCGATCGGGGCGCTGCTCGCCGTCGTGTCGGGGAGCCCTCAGCTCGTCGACATCTCCGCGCAGGAGGCCGTCGCCGCCACGCTGGAGACGGCCGCCGTCGCCTGGATCCACGCGGGACGTTTCCCCGTACGCAGCGGAGGGGTGTACGAGCACGTCGCGCATCAGATCTTCGAAACGGCGGACGGGTATGTGGCCGGGGGCTACTCCGGCAGCCCCCGGATGTGGACCGATCTGCTGGCGTGGATGGCGGAGCGCGGCGAGGCCGGTGACCTGCTCGACGAGCGCTGGCAGGACGCCGCGTTCCGGTGGCGCGAGCGCCCCCATGTCGACGAGATCGTCCGGCGGTTCGCGCAGGGGCAGTCGGCCGCCGGCATCGCCGAGGAGGCGCGGCGGCGCGCCCTGCCGTGGGCCGAGGTCGTGCCGCCCGAGCGGCTGACCGCCCATCCGCAGCTGCGCGACCGCGAGTCCCTGGTCACCGTCACCGGCGAAGGGCTGCCGGACGGCGGCGTCGAGAACGTCGGCTTCCCGTGGGCGGCACTCCCCCGCCCGGTCGCCCTGCCCGCGCTCCACGAGGCGGACGGCGACGCTCCGTGGCACCACCCCGCCCGGGAGCACCGGCAGCGGGAGCAGTCCAGGACCCGGGCCATGGAGGGCGTCCGGGTCCTCGACCTGACCTGGGTGCTCGCCGGCCCGTACGTGACCAAGCAGTTCGGGGAGCACGGCGCGGACATCGTCAAGGTCGAGTCCCGGCACCGCCAGGACCCCACACGTTTCGCGCCCTCGATGCATCTGCGGCCGGGCTCCGATCCCGACGACAGCGGCTACTTCATCAACTTCAACCGCAACAAGCGCAGCGTCGCCCTCAATCTGCGGACCGAGGAGGGCCGGCGGCTGCTGCGCGAGCTGGTCCCGCACTGCGACGTCGTCGTGGAGAACTTCAGCCCGGGTGTGCTGGCCCGGTGGGGCATGGACTACGCCTCGCTCCGTGAGCTGAACCCGGACGTCGTCCTGGTGTCGATGGCGGGGGTGGGGCAGACCGGGCCCTGGCGCGAGGCCGTGACCTTCGCCGACACGCTCGCCGCGATGTCCGGCCTGTCCTACGAGACCCGCGACCCGGGCGGCCCGCCGCAGGGACTGACCTTCGGGCTCGGCGACATGATCGCGGCCAACTCCGCGGTGCTCGCCACGCTCGACCTGCTGGCGCGGGGACGTGGTGGTCATGTGGACCTGTCCCAACTGGAGGCGATGGCCGCGACGATGGGCCCGGCGGCCCTGGAGCCCGTCCTCGGTGCCGACGCCCCCGATCCCCGGACGGCGGAGCATCCGAACCGGTCACCGCACGCCGTGCCCCACGGCGTGTACCCGGTCGCCGGAGTGGACCGGTGGCTGGCGGTGTCGGTGACGGACGAAGGGCAGTGGCACGCCCTGACGCGCCTCGCCGAACTCCCCTCCTCCGAGGGCGACTTGGCATCACGGCGGGAGCACGAAGACGAGATCGACGCCGCCCTCGCCGCCTGGACGCGCGGGCAGGACGGCCACAAGCTGGCCGAGCTGCTCCAGGCCGAGGGGGTACCGGCGGCGGTCGTGGCGACGGGACAGGACCTGGTCGAGGCCGACGAGCAGCTCGCCGCCCGCGGCTTCTACACCGTGCTGGACCATCCGCTCACCGGGCCGGTTCCGCACGAGGGAATCGTCGCGCGCCTGGCCGCGACGCCCGGCGGACTGGACCGGCCCGCCCCGCTCCTCGGCCAGCACACGGGTGAGGTGCTGCGCGAGCTTCTGGGCCTGACCGATGAACAGCTGACGGCACTGACCGCCGAGGGAGTGACCGAATGA
- a CDS encoding alpha/beta hydrolase, producing the protein MSPAPESHYADGAGIRYHYHDLGSGPDTVFLHGGGPGCTAWSDFGPVAHLFAADRRCLLVDIQQYGKSEKSPIEGPMWDHHAAKTVGLLDTLGVDRADFVCSSWGGTIALNLAAKYPDRVRSLVITGSMPVFYGPLAPLPENGHRGRTARDIYYGGEGPTREKMRDLITKLEWYDGAKLPEETLTLRYEQSLDEEERALAAMSDSPRGDWQDLTEELGQIQAPTLFMWGMQDAFLTPDYPLMLARMVPNGNLHVMDHTSHHLEEERPEAYHSVVSGFLGSLS; encoded by the coding sequence ATGTCACCAGCACCGGAGAGCCACTACGCGGACGGCGCGGGCATCCGCTACCACTACCACGACCTCGGCTCGGGGCCCGACACCGTGTTCCTGCACGGTGGCGGCCCCGGCTGCACCGCGTGGAGCGACTTCGGGCCCGTCGCGCACCTGTTCGCGGCCGACCGGCGCTGTCTGCTCGTCGACATCCAGCAGTACGGCAAGTCGGAGAAGTCCCCCATCGAGGGCCCGATGTGGGACCACCACGCGGCGAAGACCGTCGGCCTGCTGGACACGCTCGGCGTCGACCGCGCTGACTTCGTGTGCAGTTCGTGGGGCGGCACCATCGCCCTCAACCTCGCCGCGAAGTACCCGGACCGCGTCCGGTCCCTCGTGATCACCGGCAGCATGCCCGTCTTCTACGGGCCGCTCGCCCCGCTCCCCGAGAACGGGCACCGCGGCCGCACGGCCCGCGACATCTACTACGGCGGCGAGGGCCCGACCCGCGAGAAGATGCGGGACCTCATCACGAAGCTGGAGTGGTACGACGGCGCGAAGCTCCCCGAGGAGACGCTGACGCTGCGCTACGAGCAGAGCCTCGACGAGGAGGAGCGCGCGCTGGCGGCCATGTCCGACTCGCCGCGCGGCGACTGGCAGGACCTCACCGAGGAACTGGGGCAGATCCAGGCTCCCACGCTGTTCATGTGGGGCATGCAGGACGCGTTCCTCACTCCGGACTACCCGCTGATGCTGGCCCGCATGGTGCCGAACGGGAACCTCCACGTGATGGACCACACCTCCCACCACCTCGAGGAGGAGCGTCCCGAGGCGTACCACTCGGTGGTCAGCGGCTTCCTCGGCTCCTTGAGCTGA
- a CDS encoding MFS transporter yields MPRKSTTEDAAATRRVVIASVAGNMMEWYDFFLYTTAAALVLGKVFFPSGENPLLGTIAALAGHAVGFAARPIGGLIFGHIGDRRGRKAALMGTLALMGGATFCMGLLPSYSTAGLLSPLLLVLLRVLQGAAAGGEWGGGVLIITENVPAERRGFLASFSSCGMGLGFVLSSLALWAAEQVSGDGFLAWGWRLPFLASVVIFMVGLYIRRNLGETDSFEADSAKAEAPERSPLREVLRRHPRQLLFAMALRFADSGASYVFMSFSLVYGAYVGISSNVLLWAGIVGMLVDSVMMVVFGRLSDRVGRRPVYLGGAIGMLLWAVPFFLLMDTGHPAAVWVAFIVGHIAIAAMIGVQPSYFSELFSTSTRYSGMALGHELSSAIAGGLSPVAAAALLAATGHFLPVALLTMGMAAVTLVALVFFAQAPQGPEHPADQARKDTVGAPVA; encoded by the coding sequence ATGCCCCGCAAGTCCACGACCGAGGACGCTGCCGCGACGCGGCGCGTGGTCATCGCGTCCGTCGCCGGCAACATGATGGAGTGGTACGACTTCTTCCTCTACACCACCGCTGCCGCACTGGTTCTCGGCAAGGTCTTCTTCCCCTCCGGCGAGAATCCGCTGCTCGGCACGATCGCCGCACTGGCCGGGCACGCCGTGGGGTTCGCAGCCCGGCCCATCGGAGGCCTGATCTTCGGGCACATCGGTGACCGGCGGGGGCGCAAGGCCGCCCTCATGGGGACGCTGGCCCTGATGGGCGGCGCCACCTTCTGCATGGGGCTGCTGCCCTCGTACTCCACGGCCGGTCTGCTCTCGCCGCTGCTCCTGGTTCTGCTGCGGGTTCTGCAGGGCGCGGCGGCCGGCGGCGAGTGGGGCGGCGGCGTCCTCATCATCACCGAGAACGTCCCGGCCGAACGGCGGGGCTTCCTCGCCTCGTTCAGCTCCTGCGGCATGGGGCTGGGCTTCGTCCTGTCGTCGCTGGCGCTGTGGGCGGCCGAGCAGGTGTCCGGGGACGGCTTCCTCGCCTGGGGCTGGCGGCTCCCGTTCCTGGCCAGCGTGGTGATCTTCATGGTGGGCCTCTACATCCGCCGCAATCTCGGCGAGACGGACAGCTTCGAGGCCGACTCCGCGAAGGCCGAGGCCCCGGAGCGCTCGCCCCTGCGGGAAGTGCTGCGCCGTCATCCGCGGCAGCTGCTGTTCGCGATGGCCCTGCGCTTCGCCGACAGCGGCGCCAGCTACGTCTTCATGTCCTTCTCCCTCGTGTACGGGGCGTACGTGGGGATCTCCTCGAACGTGCTGCTGTGGGCCGGGATCGTCGGGATGCTGGTGGACTCGGTGATGATGGTGGTCTTCGGCCGGCTGTCCGACAGGGTGGGCAGGCGGCCGGTCTATCTGGGCGGGGCGATCGGCATGCTGCTGTGGGCGGTGCCGTTCTTCCTGCTCATGGACACGGGACATCCCGCCGCGGTGTGGGTGGCGTTCATCGTCGGGCACATCGCCATCGCCGCGATGATCGGGGTCCAGCCCTCCTACTTCTCCGAGCTGTTCAGCACCAGCACCCGCTACTCCGGGATGGCGCTGGGCCACGAGCTGTCGTCGGCGATCGCCGGCGGTCTGTCACCGGTCGCGGCGGCGGCACTGCTGGCGGCCACGGGACATTTCCTGCCGGTCGCGCTGCTCACCATGGGGATGGCCGCCGTCACGCTGGTGGCCCTGGTCTTCTTCGCACAGGCCCCGCAGGGCCCCGAGCACCCGGCCGACCAGGCACGCAAGGACACCGTCGGCGCACCTGTCGCCTGA
- a CDS encoding SDR family NAD(P)-dependent oxidoreductase — translation MNSPEHTTTQHTDEAAQNGPVLVTGGTSGIGLAVAEAVARAGRPVVVTGRAEDRCRAAEKQLQHSAGEGQLALVADTTDPDALAAVVSRAAELWGPVTGLVTAAGQLARGSVLDLTPDDFRAALDTNVIGTWLAMRAVLPGMLDAGHGRIVTIGSVLGSTGAPERGGYAATKGAVAALTRSAALEVAGTGVTVNCVAPGPVRTPMNESDTTTDAAAQAAFTAKVPLGRWGTPQDIAHAVLPLLAAGASYTTGAVLHVDGGYTAQ, via the coding sequence ATGAATTCTCCAGAGCACACCACCACACAGCACACCGACGAAGCCGCGCAGAACGGGCCCGTGCTCGTCACAGGCGGCACCAGCGGGATCGGGCTGGCCGTCGCGGAGGCGGTGGCCCGTGCCGGGCGCCCCGTCGTGGTCACCGGGCGTGCCGAGGACCGCTGCCGCGCGGCGGAGAAGCAGCTCCAACACAGCGCGGGAGAAGGCCAGTTGGCGCTGGTCGCCGACACCACCGACCCCGACGCGCTGGCCGCGGTCGTGAGCCGGGCCGCCGAACTCTGGGGCCCCGTCACCGGTCTGGTGACGGCGGCGGGCCAGTTGGCCCGCGGCTCGGTGCTCGACCTCACGCCCGACGACTTCCGCGCCGCCCTCGACACCAACGTCATCGGAACCTGGCTGGCGATGCGCGCCGTCCTGCCCGGCATGCTCGACGCCGGGCACGGCCGCATCGTCACGATCGGCTCCGTGCTCGGCTCGACGGGCGCCCCCGAACGGGGCGGTTACGCCGCCACCAAGGGCGCGGTCGCCGCGCTCACCAGGTCGGCGGCTCTGGAGGTCGCCGGGACCGGCGTCACCGTGAACTGTGTCGCGCCCGGCCCCGTGCGCACTCCCATGAACGAGAGCGACACCACCACCGACGCCGCCGCCCAGGCCGCCTTCACCGCCAAGGTGCCGCTGGGCCGCTGGGGCACACCCCAGGACATCGCGCACGCGGTGCTGCCGCTGCTCGCCGCCGGCGCGTCCTACACCACCGGCGCGGTGCTGCACGTGGACGGCGGCTACACCGCGCAGTGA